The proteins below come from a single Candidatus Coatesbacteria bacterium genomic window:
- a CDS encoding aquaporin (porin involved in osmoregulation allowing water to move into and out of the cell in response to osmotic pressure), translating to MERVRIAAAEFLGTFVLVFLGCGAVITALIVGDSTALDYAGLLGVAVAFGLALYAGIHALGPISGAHFNPAVSIALALAGRVDWRRVPLYVVAQLLGALAASAAHLALVGGLEYGLGQTVVGEFGLPAALVSEFVLTLLLTLVILAATARGREVKLGAFPIAFYLTAASLVGFPFSATSLNPARSLGPALFVGGAALEQMWLYALAPPAGAAAAALIWRLLRSPAPKRRIAGIPEPPL from the coding sequence ATGGAGCGTGTGCGCATTGCCGCGGCCGAGTTCCTCGGCACCTTCGTCCTGGTCTTTCTGGGCTGCGGGGCGGTCATCACGGCCCTGATCGTCGGTGATTCGACGGCCCTGGACTACGCCGGTCTATTGGGGGTCGCTGTGGCTTTCGGCCTGGCGCTCTACGCCGGCATCCATGCTCTGGGGCCGATCTCCGGCGCCCACTTCAATCCCGCCGTCAGCATCGCCCTGGCCCTGGCCGGGCGGGTCGACTGGCGCCGGGTCCCCCTCTATGTCGTCGCCCAACTCTTGGGCGCCCTGGCGGCCTCGGCGGCCCATCTGGCCCTCGTCGGCGGTCTGGAATACGGTCTCGGACAAACCGTCGTCGGGGAGTTCGGGCTGCCGGCGGCCCTGGTCAGCGAGTTCGTCCTGACCCTGTTGTTGACCCTCGTCATCCTGGCCGCGACGGCCCGGGGCCGCGAGGTCAAGCTGGGCGCCTTCCCCATCGCCTTCTACCTCACCGCCGCCTCACTGGTGGGCTTCCCCTTCTCGGCCACCTCGCTCAACCCGGCCCGCAGCCTGGGGCCGGCCCTGTTCGTCGGCGGCGCGGCCCTGGAGCAGATGTGGCTCTACGCCCTGGCTCCGCCGGCCGGAGCCGCGGCGGCCGCGCTGATCTGGCGTCTGTTGCGCTCCCCCGCGCCGAAGAGGCGTATCGCCGGCATCCCCGAGCCGCCGCTTTGA
- the kbl gene encoding glycine C-acetyltransferase, giving the protein MLTDAFQQLLEHRLQETRDRGLYKEERVITSRQGARIEVRDAPEVLNFCANNYLGLAGDPRLVERAKAVLDERGYGMASVRFICGTQDIHRELEGKVARFLDKDDAVLYSSCFDANGGLFETILSGEDAVISDQLNHASIIDGIRLCKAKRFRYEHMEMQDLERNLIAAREARNKLIVTDGVFSMDGEIAPLNRICELAERYGALVVVDDSHATGFFGPTGRGTPEHFGCSERVDIVTSTFGKAMGGASGGFTAGPAVIAQALRQFSRPYLFSNSVAPMIVGTTIAVVDMLEESSELIRRLDHNQRRFRRAMTEKGFNIIPGAHPIVPVMLYNARLATRMADELLEEGIYVIGFSYPVVPKGQARIRVQLSAAHTDEQLSRAINAFVKIGDRLGVLGLGKDEIIERFGL; this is encoded by the coding sequence ATGCTCACCGACGCCTTCCAGCAGCTCCTCGAGCACCGCCTGCAGGAAACCCGTGACCGGGGGCTCTACAAGGAAGAGCGGGTGATCACCAGCCGTCAGGGCGCCCGGATCGAGGTCCGGGACGCCCCCGAGGTGCTCAACTTCTGCGCCAACAACTATCTCGGCCTGGCCGGTGACCCGCGCCTGGTCGAGCGGGCCAAGGCCGTCCTCGACGAGCGGGGTTATGGGATGGCCAGTGTGCGTTTCATCTGCGGCACTCAGGACATCCACCGCGAGCTCGAGGGCAAGGTGGCCCGCTTCCTCGATAAAGACGACGCCGTTCTCTACTCCAGTTGCTTCGACGCCAACGGCGGCCTGTTCGAGACCATCCTCTCCGGCGAGGACGCCGTCATCTCCGACCAGCTCAACCACGCCTCGATCATCGACGGCATCCGGCTCTGCAAGGCCAAGCGCTTCCGTTACGAGCACATGGAGATGCAGGACCTGGAGCGCAACCTGATCGCCGCCCGCGAGGCCCGCAACAAGCTGATCGTCACCGACGGCGTCTTCAGCATGGACGGCGAGATCGCCCCGCTGAACAGGATCTGCGAGCTGGCCGAGCGCTACGGCGCCCTCGTCGTCGTCGACGACAGCCACGCCACGGGCTTCTTCGGCCCCACCGGTCGGGGAACTCCCGAGCATTTCGGTTGCTCGGAGCGCGTCGACATCGTCACCTCGACCTTCGGCAAAGCCATGGGCGGGGCCTCGGGCGGCTTCACCGCCGGACCCGCCGTAATCGCCCAGGCCCTGCGCCAGTTCTCGCGGCCCTACCTGTTCTCCAACTCCGTGGCCCCGATGATCGTCGGCACCACCATCGCCGTCGTCGATATGCTCGAGGAATCCAGCGAGTTGATCCGACGCCTGGACCACAACCAGCGCCGCTTCCGCCGCGCCATGACCGAAAAGGGCTTCAATATCATCCCGGGGGCCCATCCGATCGTGCCGGTCATGCTCTACAACGCCCGCCTGGCCACCCGGATGGCCGACGAACTCCTCGAGGAGGGGATCTACGTCATCGGTTTCAGCTATCCCGTGGTGCCCAAGGGACAGGCCCGTATCCGCGTCCAGCTTTCCGCCGCCCACACCGACGAGCAGCTCAGCCGGGCCATCAACGCCTTCGTCAAGATCGGTGACAGACTCGGCGTCCTCGGCCTGGGCAAGGACGAGATCATCGAACGCTTCGGCCTCTGA
- a CDS encoding 4Fe-4S dicluster domain-containing protein produces the protein MELETNTVGPRRTLSLCTGCDACVRACPAAAWLATSERPLLRPERCTGCGVCVAACPEGALAMTSGDGDSST, from the coding sequence ATGGAGCTAGAGACCAACACCGTCGGACCCCGCAGGACGCTGTCGCTCTGCACGGGTTGTGATGCCTGTGTGCGGGCCTGTCCGGCCGCGGCCTGGCTGGCTACCAGCGAGCGACCGCTGCTGCGCCCCGAGCGCTGTACGGGCTGCGGGGTGTGCGTCGCGGCCTGCCCCGAGGGGGCGCTGGCAATGACGAGTGGGGACGGGGATTCATCGACCTGA
- the rpmG gene encoding 50S ribosomal protein L33, whose product MASNRDIIALRCEECKRKNYTLTKNKKNVKGKIELRKYCPHDHRHTLHKETKP is encoded by the coding sequence ATGGCCTCCAACCGCGACATCATCGCCCTGCGTTGCGAGGAGTGCAAGCGCAAGAACTACACCCTGACCAAGAACAAGAAGAACGTCAAGGGTAAGATCGAGCTGCGCAAGTACTGCCCGCACGACCACCGGCACACCCTGCACAAGGAAACCAAGCCTTAG
- the secE gene encoding preprotein translocase subunit SecE: MFKKIGRFLRETWVELSKVTWPSRSEVISSTIVILVMCTIMAVIIGFFDYGLTKLIDWILSLR, translated from the coding sequence ATGTTTAAAAAGATCGGTCGCTTCCTGCGCGAGACCTGGGTCGAGCTCTCCAAGGTCACCTGGCCGAGCCGCAGCGAGGTCATCTCCTCGACCATCGTTATCCTGGTGATGTGCACGATCATGGCCGTAATCATCGGTTTCTTCGACTACGGTCTGACCAAGCTCATCGACTGGATCCTGAGTCTGCGCTGA